ATTTCTTGAACAGTACGGAGCTGGCAAGGAAATCGAATGATTAGGCAATAGCAGGCGTGTTCCAGTGAAGAAAACACAGGCTGACGTCTTCCTCTACGGAATAATGCACTgatgcattattccgcaagtaaagtgacgttttgataaattttttcgattctgtttttatttttcgattCATTTCAGGTCTTCTTTTTTCCACTTGTTTGTCTTCAAATATAGCAATACGAAAGGCCATGTTGGAAGTATGTGCTGTGAATGACCTTGCTCTTGGAAGCGGCGAAGTTAATGAGGCTGTTTCATTCGTCAAGAAAAGATTGCTGAACTCTCTAATCGTCAGTTTAAACAGCTTCTGGCCAACCTGAACGTTCGAAGATCCTATTCATGTTCTGAATGCGGAGCTTGAGTGGCTGTCATACTCACGTTTGAGCTGCGTGTATGATGAATTTTCACTTATAGAAGCTGTTCCTagcccagctcgtgtgtgttgtcgCAGCTCTGGTAAATGGTGTGATTACTTtcaaacgttcgcaccattgatcttCTCCAACACACTTCCTGCACCGGTACGATGTCAAAACTGCATTCCTTCAGGGCATCGCACTCAGTAAAGTTGAGCTTTTAATCACTAGTCCCTAATCGTCGCTGTAGTTTTCTGTGATTGTTCCGGTTTGAATTCTTTCATTGATTATTCGCTGCTTGGTTTTTAAATGCTGGTTAGTAAGGCATTACACCAAACCGCTTGAACCCACTGAGTTTCCAAAGAATTATAGTTCACAGTTTTTGCAGGCATTCAGACTATGTTGAGCCACCGGGGAACAAACACTCGATCAGATGTGCACCTCCAATGAGAAGTAAACACCCTTTCTCTGTCAGCAAATGAACAAAGTTCCCAATAGTGCATTACCCATTCGATCTTGAGGATGTAGGGAATAAAAGGGCTTGGCAGTAGGTTAAGTACCTCTCAATGGGATCTATTTTACTAGTTAAATTTGAAGTGTACGCTACGCTCTGATTTCAACAGgttaaatatgtattttttttaatgtttgctAGTGCTTTTTGGGAAGTCAAGGGGTGGAATATACAATACataataaaccaaataaaatcgaaaaacttttcggataccattttggaaattcatgaagttttatTCAAAGGAAGAGGCTTTGCATTCGTTAGAAATCCAAAAACGTGATATTGCCCGAACGTAGAGTATGTTGCCATATGCTTCAATTATTGGTATATGTCCTTGAAGTAATTACTGGTGATTAAGTATGTAGGAGTACTTGTAAACGCCGATGTGTGTTTAAGGGATTGGGGTTTATCGGCATAGAGATGTAGagtagattttttaatttttttttatttgattttttaattttaattttaagttcATCACCAGCTAGATGTAGGGTAGATTTTTAGTTCTTTATCGATTTCAACTGCCGCACATTTTCTTGATTTTCAATATATAGTTTAACCATTTATATTATTAAGGGAAgggagggaagctctctcgcggtagagcgccattttcgtactaaaatgtctataactcggaattgggaacgaatttcgcttatcccaagtgacaatctctttgaaatttatcaaggaatgttcctacaaaatttcgtggacctactatttcccaaatttgaattaagatctaaaatactgaaaaactgtacaactgaaattttcgtttcTCAGAacctctccgatgatttgaggcataaAGGAACCCAACTGACaatagttttgaaattttcgaacgataattttgatgtaataaaaagtatatgtgaccgcatttaattttgaatgaaaGTCTTTTTACTTCGATGAGATGCGTcgactttgtatctagcgtgacactagaaaaaagcgctAAACCTAAAAGTGCTAAAAATAagctaaataaaacaattaagacaaacaatttctccgggaattcctctgcaaattcctccgggaactcctctgggaatttctctgggaatttccggagaaattccaagaggaatttccggagaaattcccagaggaatttccggagaaattcccagaggaattcccggaggaattcccagaggaactcccagaggaattcccggaggaattcccagaggaattcccggaggaattcccagaggaattcccggaggaattcccagaggaattcccggaggaattcccagaggaatttccggaggaattcccagaggaattcccggaggaaattcccagagaaattcccagaggaattcccagagaaattcccagaggagttcccggaggaatttgcagaggaattcccggagaaattcccagagaaatttccagagaaattcccagaggaattcccggaggaatttccagagaaattcccggaggaatttccagaggaattcccggaggaatttccagaggaattcccgaaggaattgccagaggatttccggaggaattgccagaggaattcccgaaggaattcccagaggaattcccgaagaaattcccgaaggcaattccggagaaattccttcaggaattcttcggggaactcctccgggaatttcttcgagaattcctccggaaaatccttcgggaattcctccggaaaatcctttaggaattcctccggaaaatccttcgggaattcctccggaaattgcttcgggaattcttccggaaattccttcgagaattcctccggaagttccttcaggaattcctccggaagttccttcaggaattcctccggaagttccttaaggaattcctccggaagttccttaaggaattcctccggaagttcctttaggaattcctccggaagttcctttattaattcctcctgaagtccctttaggcattcctccggaagtttcttgaggaattcctccggaatttcctttagaattcctccggaagttcctttaggaattcctccggaagttcctttaggaattcctccggaagttccttcaggaattcctccggaagttcctttaggaattcctccggaagttcctttaggaattcctggaggaacttccggaggaattcctggaggtacttctggaggaattcctggaggaacttccggaggaattcctggaggaacttccggaggaattcctggatgaacttccggaggaattcctggatgaacttccggaggaattcctggatgaacttccggaggaattcctggatgaacttccggaggaattcctggaggaacttccggaggaattcctggaggaacttccggaggaattcctggaggaacttccggaggaattcctggaggaacttccggaggaattcctggaggaacttccggaggaattcctggaggaacttccggaggaattcctggaggaacttccggaggaattcctggaggaacttccggaggaatttctggaggaacttctggaggaactcctggcggaacttccggaggaattcctggaggaactttcggagaaattcctggaggaactttcggaggaattcctggaggatcttccggaggaattcctggaggatcttccggaggaattcctggaggtacctctggaggaacttcaggaagaa
The nucleotide sequence above comes from Armigeres subalbatus isolate Guangzhou_Male chromosome 3, GZ_Asu_2, whole genome shotgun sequence. Encoded proteins:
- the LOC134221985 gene encoding sericin-2-like translates to SGSSARSSSRSSSRNSSGSSSRNSSGSSSRNSSGSSSRNSSGSSSRNSSGSSSRNSSGSSSRNSSGSSSRNSSGSSSRNSSGSSSRNSSGSSSRNSSGSSSRNSSGSSSRNSSGSSSRNSSGSSSRNSSRSTSRNSSGSSSSGNSSGNSSGNSSGNSSGNSSGNSSGNSSGNSSGNSSGNSSGNSSGSSSGNSSPPSRAKPHGERFSDVDVHVMIAAGMSLGHDNAHDGLLVTEGRDICTQRRLDGGCSVGWDEWFLNRTQKAVARLYDNGN